In a single window of the Labeo rohita strain BAU-BD-2019 chromosome 23, IGBB_LRoh.1.0, whole genome shotgun sequence genome:
- the fkbpl gene encoding FK506-binding protein-like, whose translation MTTVQVPDRIPSETSWVSACPGGLWEVRRKWLGERQRGDITPMMGSLCKVKVRRSTVTEGNTLHSASQEEESTASVDPSEQATSYPRSQDSVLQVPLDEWCLLRMGEGHCDIIEGCLEGMRAGEMCEFTISAWNAKNSKAAGSDANDTQTENTTAQGSSQQSDCFTLQLHSLTPGQESWQMTPGEKWAWVLSHKQRGGQRFGKGDIWGAVDCYCRAVKLAITLNSKTRRKPMDEASKEILDEEDDEDDDAASTPCFEKENEQAESADISIPTEEEYKTVKAELHCNLSLCQLKLGQLVKSRDSSIKATELNPTSTKAWYRLGQACLQLGELEESRMAFGKILELQPDSASARTALKEVNSRLKDLDNKLGQRLSKMFN comes from the exons ATGACAACAGTCCAAGTGCCTGATCGTATTCCAAGTGAGACGTCATGGGTCTCCGCGTGTCCCGGTGGTCTCTGGGAGGTGCGGCGAAAGTGGCTTGGAGAAAGGCAACGAGGAGACATCACGCCTATGATGGGCTCGCTATGTAAAGTCAAGGTGCGGCGAAGTACTGTTACAGAGGGAAACACACTGCATTCTGCTTCTCAAGAGGAGGAATCAACAGCCAGCGTTGATCCCAGCGAGCAAGCTACCTCATATCCCCGCTCGCAGGACTCTGTGCTGCAGGTTCCACTTGATGAGTGGTGCTTGTTGCGCATGGGCGAAGGGCACTGTGATATTATAGAGGGCTGCCTGGAAGGGATGAGGGCTGGAGAGATGTGTGAG tttacgATAAGTGCCTGGAATGCAAAGAACTCCAAAGCAGCAGGCAGTGATGCTAATGATACCCAGACTGAAAATACAACAGCGCAAGGATCATCTCAGCAGTCTGACTGCTTTACACTTCAGCTTCACTCTTTAACCCCTGGCCAGGAGTCTTGGCAGATGACACCTGGAGAGAAATGGGCTTGGGTGCTGTCTCACAAGCAGAGGGGTGGTCAGCGGTTTGGGAAGGGAGATATCTGGGGTGCGGTAGACTGCTACTGCAGAGCGGTGAAGCTGGCTATTACTTTAAATAGCAAGACAAGAAGAAAGCCAATGGACGAGGCGTCTAAAGAAATTTTGGATGAagaggatgatgaagatgatgatgcaGCTTCGACACCATGCTTTGAGAAAGAAAATGAGCAGGCAGAAAGTGCTGATATCTCCATTCCAACTGAGGAGGAGTACAAAACTGTAAAAGCAGAACTTCACTGCAATCTTTCTTTATGTCAGCTTAAGTTAGGCCAGCTTGTCAAATCTAGAGATAGCAGTATCAAGGCCACTGAGCTGAACCCAACGAGCACTAAGGCTTGGTACCGGCTTGGGCAAGCTTGCCTGCAGCTGGGTGAACTGGAGGAATCCCGCATGGCCTTTGGAAAGATTCTGGAACTCCAACCTGATTCTGCATCAGCTCGCACTGCTCTGAAAGAAGTGAACTCCAGATTAAAGGACTTGGATAATAAACTCGGCCAAAGGCTGAGCAAGATGTTTAACTAG